The sequence below is a genomic window from bacterium.
CGGACCGTCGTCGCGGCCCCCGAACGCGGCCCCCTGCACCTGCTCGCCATCTACGGCGGCGTCGACCAGTACTACCTCGCCGACTACGAGCCCGGCTCCCCCACCGCGACCCTGCACGCGCCCGACGGCCCGCAGGAACTGACGCAGCAGCTCGCCGCCTCCGGCATCAAGTACGCCGGCGGCCGCTACCTGCTGTGGACCAAGGGGCGGGACATCATGCTGGAAGTGGACGGGCAGCGCGTCGAGGGCTGCGAGGTGTCGGGCGGGCAGGAGATCATGGACCGGTGCTGGGCGGAGGGCTTCCACTTCCGAGCCTCGGGCAACGAGCCGGGCTGGCACCTGGAGACCGGTCCCGGCGGCACCCGCGTGACGGCCGACTACGGCGAGCTGGTGCTGCACTTTCCGGGGATCCCCGTCGAGAGCCTGCGCGGCGGCGCGCCGATCCTGCGCGAGGCCGACGGCCACGTCCTGCGCCTGCGCACCGCGGCCTCGCCTTGCTTCAACGACATGAGCGGCGAACCGTATCCCCTGAGCGTCGAG
It includes:
- a CDS encoding MliC family protein, with protein sequence MRRIHRLAILPVWAVLATAACAPAFGPCTSRTVVAAPERGPLHLLAIYGGVDQYYLADYEPGSPTATLHAPDGPQELTQQLAASGIKYAGGRYLLWTKGRDIMLEVDGQRVEGCEVSGGQEIMDRCWAEGFHFRASGNEPGWHLETGPGGTRVTADYGELVLHFPGIPVESLRGGAPILREADGHVLRLRTAASPCFNDMSGEPYPLSVEMELDGRSLSGCGVILH